A window of the Halolamina sp. CBA1230 genome harbors these coding sequences:
- a CDS encoding IS6 family transposase, whose amino-acid sequence MLEIARLNGGSDSFELDFVEREATPEPAMKLGIRLHLAGLSLSDTTSILDSLGVRRCRTTVHNWVQKADLQPLDGANPGHVAVDETVIQLNDERFWLYAAVDSDTNRLLHVKLSPTRNQAITEMFLSELREKHLVDDAVFLVHSAPWLQAALHRHGLDYRYEKHGNRNSVERVFRELKRRTNQFSNCFSHAEADTVENWLQAFAFAWNQLI is encoded by the coding sequence ATGCTCGAAATCGCCCGCCTCAACGGAGGTAGCGATTCATTCGAGTTAGATTTTGTGGAGCGAGAGGCGACACCCGAGCCTGCGATGAAGCTCGGTATCCGACTCCATCTGGCTGGACTATCACTTTCGGATACCACCTCGATTCTCGATAGTTTGGGTGTCAGACGCTGTCGAACGACCGTTCACAACTGGGTGCAGAAGGCAGATCTACAGCCTCTCGACGGTGCGAATCCGGGTCACGTCGCCGTTGACGAAACCGTGATCCAGCTCAATGACGAACGATTCTGGCTGTACGCCGCTGTCGATTCCGATACGAACCGCTTGCTGCATGTCAAGCTCTCTCCGACGAGAAACCAAGCGATTACTGAGATGTTCCTCTCCGAACTCCGCGAGAAACATCTCGTCGATGACGCAGTCTTTCTCGTCCATTCTGCACCGTGGCTGCAAGCAGCACTCCATCGACACGGCCTCGATTACAGATACGAGAAACACGGTAATCGGAACAGCGTCGAACGTGTCTTTCGAGAACTAAAACGCCGAACCAACCAGTTCTCAAACTGTTTCAGCCATGCCGAAGCAGATACCGTCGAAAATTGGCTTCAAGCGTTCGCCTTCGCATGGAACCAGCTTATCTGA
- a CDS encoding PD-(D/E)XK nuclease family protein, whose protein sequence is MTNRTVLVGPNHHALEAAAFDRGRSLANEGINRVLYVSEESTRHDRVETHWREAGDSLRLRTATLMGLVFDCYEQLEGPTTRLPEETDRRALEFSLDDILSDHSWLSTQPHVSASLVDAFNRRFARFQNVGLTTPERLAAEFSDSSLSDRIRETTLAAYRAYDRYRDRFSDAWHVTDEEVFGTVTDQDLTELLPHVDVVIVDGFIDPTELERQMLEALATSFSTIAILPTFSQSGTAGVDAATTAVRELYTELGFEEERIHEPEDRSPLQQVATTLYRAEPPETQTVPEALEWRELPTPEREIRYVARDIRTILASGIDPSQIGVVIPGLQAYDEYVEDTFHTYDLAYSVDSDAALMDTHVGSAVENLLTLAEAAPRADAVTELVTNPVVDLLDDGGEDAVLTAHRRSDAIRVESMLQYLPSAVTSTLQSLLETLTPLREADTRVADGCEILQTAVADLHISAALDADESRVNTAREQAAFDQVDELLSSFDAADPEHPDLAPSAALNRALRGATLQGYSSSSNDIAVLDHIDAANHAFDHLYIVGLTGEHFPKITRHPAFFERMVEAHPILDVLDTRIRDRYLFATVLANAEAVTLTTPSTDPESTAVVRSPILDELNRTTGIEPTIGTDSRIGSREDLQRAIAPLDNRQEAVNAAGERGDFTASQTIRADRGIACATERASPDLSPRDGLLDPETVADLYPRETREPYSASRVERYVNCGFQFYMENILELEDPADIDRTPDPLEAGTLIHDTLERFFAELQSEPGEPVDISEIDQSELEAHMLSVARSELAAASFEYDGLFYRRWLEQLFAGLGDPAENPYDSDPRPHEGTDKGLFVRFIEHERQRDGGTYPAWFEVPFGDELHDGAADPFAIDLPNGDSVEFHGYIDRIDVGVDDDAPTVQLFDYKTGSTPSMTTTTGGTTFQLPLYLLAAEQVVDSELTDMTDLAATYYKTKPPNDIYQPRGIESKFDSSAELHRFLTDVIPQRLQTLTTSIEQGRFQTTLLTANEANCEYCDYRRSCDVRHHQRRERVAQLEDDSETYVPIRATSTDFASVFSGETDD, encoded by the coding sequence ATGACTAACCGGACGGTCCTCGTCGGTCCCAATCACCACGCGCTTGAGGCGGCTGCATTTGATCGCGGGCGGTCGCTCGCTAACGAGGGGATCAATCGTGTGCTCTACGTGTCGGAAGAATCCACCCGGCACGACCGGGTCGAAACCCATTGGCGTGAGGCTGGCGACTCACTCAGACTCCGGACTGCAACCCTAATGGGGCTCGTATTCGACTGTTATGAACAGTTGGAGGGGCCAACGACGCGCCTTCCTGAAGAGACTGATCGCCGAGCGCTGGAATTCAGTCTTGACGACATCCTCTCAGACCACTCTTGGTTATCCACCCAACCACATGTCTCGGCGTCATTGGTCGATGCGTTTAATCGCCGATTCGCACGGTTTCAGAACGTCGGCCTAACGACCCCTGAGCGTCTTGCTGCGGAGTTCTCCGACTCCTCCCTCTCAGATCGGATCCGTGAAACAACCCTTGCTGCCTATAGAGCGTACGACCGATACCGTGACCGGTTCTCTGACGCATGGCACGTTACCGACGAGGAAGTGTTTGGAACGGTCACTGACCAGGATCTCACCGAGCTGCTCCCACATGTCGACGTCGTCATCGTCGATGGATTCATCGATCCAACCGAGCTCGAACGGCAAATGCTCGAAGCGCTGGCAACATCGTTCTCGACGATCGCAATCCTGCCAACCTTTTCGCAGTCAGGCACTGCCGGAGTCGACGCGGCGACCACGGCGGTTCGAGAGTTGTATACCGAGCTGGGGTTCGAAGAAGAACGAATCCACGAGCCTGAAGATCGCTCGCCGCTCCAGCAGGTTGCCACGACACTCTATCGGGCAGAACCGCCCGAGACTCAGACAGTTCCGGAGGCACTCGAGTGGCGTGAACTCCCGACACCAGAACGTGAAATCCGATATGTCGCTCGGGACATCCGGACTATCCTCGCATCGGGGATCGATCCCTCACAGATCGGTGTCGTCATCCCGGGGCTCCAAGCCTACGACGAATATGTCGAAGACACCTTCCACACCTATGACCTGGCCTACTCGGTTGATTCGGACGCGGCACTGATGGACACCCACGTTGGAAGCGCAGTCGAGAACCTCCTCACACTCGCCGAGGCAGCGCCACGGGCTGATGCAGTGACTGAACTCGTGACGAACCCTGTTGTGGATCTCCTTGATGATGGGGGCGAAGATGCTGTCCTCACGGCTCATCGGCGGAGTGATGCGATCCGGGTTGAGTCGATGCTGCAATATCTCCCCAGTGCAGTCACCTCGACGCTTCAGTCGCTACTCGAGACACTCACACCGCTTCGTGAGGCAGATACCCGGGTGGCAGACGGCTGTGAGATACTCCAAACGGCCGTTGCCGATCTTCATATCTCGGCGGCACTGGACGCCGATGAATCACGAGTCAATACTGCTCGCGAACAGGCAGCATTTGACCAGGTCGACGAGCTCCTCTCCTCGTTTGATGCCGCTGATCCGGAGCATCCGGATCTCGCACCATCCGCCGCACTCAACCGTGCCCTCCGGGGGGCAACACTCCAGGGCTACTCAAGCAGTTCGAACGATATTGCCGTCCTTGACCATATCGATGCAGCGAATCATGCGTTCGATCATCTCTACATCGTTGGACTCACAGGGGAACACTTCCCGAAGATCACCCGGCATCCAGCGTTTTTCGAACGCATGGTTGAGGCGCACCCGATCCTCGACGTGCTCGACACTCGGATCCGCGACCGATATCTCTTCGCGACGGTGCTCGCGAACGCCGAGGCAGTAACCCTCACCACGCCATCAACGGACCCCGAATCGACGGCTGTGGTCCGCTCGCCGATCCTTGATGAACTCAATCGGACGACGGGTATTGAGCCAACAATTGGGACCGACAGCCGAATCGGCTCACGTGAGGATCTCCAACGGGCGATCGCCCCTCTCGACAACCGACAGGAAGCCGTCAATGCCGCCGGTGAGCGGGGAGATTTCACGGCGAGTCAAACGATCCGGGCCGATCGGGGCATCGCATGTGCAACCGAACGTGCAAGTCCCGATCTCTCCCCCAGGGATGGACTTCTCGACCCCGAGACGGTCGCCGATCTGTACCCACGGGAAACTCGGGAACCGTATAGCGCGAGCCGCGTCGAACGCTACGTCAACTGTGGGTTCCAGTTCTATATGGAGAACATTCTGGAGCTCGAGGATCCGGCGGATATCGATCGAACGCCGGATCCGCTTGAGGCAGGGACCTTGATCCACGACACCCTCGAACGGTTCTTTGCCGAGCTTCAATCGGAACCGGGTGAGCCTGTCGACATCAGTGAGATCGACCAGTCGGAGCTGGAAGCCCACATGCTTTCAGTCGCCCGTTCGGAGCTGGCGGCGGCATCATTTGAGTACGACGGGCTGTTCTATCGTCGGTGGCTGGAACAGCTCTTCGCTGGTCTCGGGGATCCTGCGGAGAATCCCTACGACAGTGATCCACGCCCACACGAGGGAACAGACAAGGGACTGTTCGTCCGGTTTATCGAACACGAACGACAGCGGGATGGTGGGACATACCCGGCCTGGTTCGAGGTCCCATTCGGGGACGAGCTGCATGACGGTGCTGCCGACCCGTTCGCGATTGACCTACCGAACGGGGACAGTGTCGAGTTCCATGGCTACATCGATCGGATCGACGTTGGCGTCGATGACGATGCACCAACGGTCCAACTGTTCGACTACAAAACAGGCAGCACCCCATCGATGACAACAACGACCGGTGGCACGACCTTCCAACTCCCACTGTATCTGCTTGCCGCAGAGCAGGTGGTAGACAGCGAGCTGACGGACATGACGGATCTTGCTGCGACCTACTACAAGACGAAGCCTCCCAACGACATCTACCAACCGAGGGGTATCGAGTCGAAGTTTGACTCCTCCGCCGAGCTCCACCGATTCCTCACAGATGTGATCCCCCAGCGCCTCCAAACACTCACGACATCTATCGAGCAAGGACGCTTCCAAACGACATTACTCACGGCAAACGAAGCCAATTGTGAGTATTGTGATTACCGACGATCGTGTGACGTCAGACATCACCAGCGCCGGGAACGGGTAGCCCAACTCGAGGATGATTCGGAGACGTACGTCCCGATCCGGGCGACATCGACCGACTTTGCGTCGGTATTCTCGGGTGAGACCGATGACTGA